TACTGTGTTTGTGTTTGTCAGGAGTTTTGATATTTGGATTATAGTAGAATTCAGATTGTCAATAGAATCGTTCAGTTTTTGTATATCAACTCTACTTATGTTATTACCAACTTGATTTAGATAATTAAGTAATGAGTTTATTTCCTGAACAGATTTCTTAATATTTTCAGAGAAATCAGAAACATTCCTCAAACTTGTTGATATAGTATCTCTATTTTGATATACCTCTCTTAAGATACTCTCTATATAAGCAACTGCCAGAACTATTTTGTCTATGCTTTGTGGTAAGTCCGGTGTTGATTCTATTTTTCCAATAACTTTCCTTATGAATTCATAAACATCTGATATTGCTTCATTCAATGTCGTTTCCTCATTGCCAACAACAACATCTCCATCTTTGAGGTAAGGTTCATCACCAGTGTATCCCAATATATCAATATACCTTTCCCCAACCAGTGAAGCTGACCTTACTACAAATCTTGCATCTCTGTTTATTCTATACCTACTATCTATGGACAAAACAAGTATAACTCCTCCCTCACCCGGATTCTCCCTAACTTCCTCAACTCTACCTACCTCTATACCCCCTACTAGCTTAACATTCGCTCCCACAGGTATGTTAGAAGCATAGGATAGTTTAAGAAATATCTTATAACCAGTAGATAAAAACGGTAAAGAATTCGTTAGATACAACCCCAATATTATAAAAAACAAACCTATTACAACCACAATACCTATCTTAAACTCGTAGTGCTTCATACTTACCTTTAAACATCAACTATACATCTACAAATATAATAATCCTTTTCTTTAAAGATTACAAGCCCACTATAACTCACACCTTTAACATCGGTAAGTGTAGAGTGCTTTTTTAGGTTAATATTCTCTCCGTATATTGTAAAGCACAACTCCATAACATCACTGTTATCACTAATCTGAACTTGTATATCACTGAATAAAAACTTTTTTACATCCTTTATGTAAACCAAACGACTCAAGAACTCAAACAACAAATCTTCATAACTTCCTTTTAGCCTGATACAATCACTTATCTTCTTACTTTTCTGAACTGTGTTCGTATCTACGATAACATTCTGCAAAGCCAGAGCAATACCTTCAAATGATTGCGAGAGTGTCTTACCACCACCTTCTATCATCACATCAGCGGTGTGATCCTTAATTTCCCAAAACCTAGAGTCTTCATAACCTCTCATAAACTTTCCAAAACCAACAACCTAAAAAAGCGTTCAAATTAAGACTACTTCACAATCATAATAGTAAAACATCCAATCAAAAAAACACAATTAAAACTCAATACAAACCTATAACTAATTTAACAAGTTCAACAGAAACAACTTATCCCGAGACCTTCTTCTCCCACTCCCATGCTGTTTGTATTATGGTTTCTATACTAGAGTATTCAGGTTTCCATCCGAGTATTCTCTTTGCCTTCTCTGAACTACCTATTAGGATAGGTGGGTCCCCTTCCCTTCTCTCCCACTCAACAGCCTTAACCTTCCTACCTGTTATCTCTTCAACCTTTCTCACAACCTCTTTAACAGAAAAACCTCTCTCATTTCCTAAATTAAATACATCACTATTACCTTGATTCACAAGATACTCCAAACCTAGTATGTGTGCATCAGAAATATCATTGACATGGATATAGTCTCTTATGGCAGTTCCATCAGGTGTTGGATAATCCGTCCCAAAGATTTTCAAATGATCTTCAACTCCCAACGCTACTTTCAAAGTCAAAGGTATCAGATGAGTTTCTGGAATGTGTATTTCACCAATTTCCCCTTCAGGGTCTGCACCTGCGGCGTTAAAGTATCTGAATATAACATACTTTAGTCCATACGCTCTCTCATAATCCCTTAAGATCTGCTCAACCATAAGTTTGCTCCAACCATAAGGATTTATCGGTCTTTGAGGGTGATCTTCAGGTATAGGTACCTTCTCTGGTATTCCATAAGTAGCACAGGTGGACGAGAATATGAAATTTTTCACTCCATACTCTAGCATCACTTGAAGCAAATTAAGTGTATTAGCAACATTGTTGATGTAATACTTTGAAGGAAGTTTAACAGACTCACCTACATACGCAAACGCACTGAAATGCATAACAGCATCAAACTTGTATTTTTCAAAGCAAAGCCTTATCTGATTGA
This sequence is a window from Spirochaetota bacterium. Protein-coding genes within it:
- a CDS encoding archease — protein: MRGYEDSRFWEIKDHTADVMIEGGGKTLSQSFEGIALALQNVIVDTNTVQKSKKISDCIRLKGSYEDLLFEFLSRLVYIKDVKKFLFSDIQVQISDNSDVMELCFTIYGENINLKKHSTLTDVKGVSYSGLVIFKEKDYYICRCIVDV
- a CDS encoding MlaD family protein is translated as MKHYEFKIGIVVVIGLFFIILGLYLTNSLPFLSTGYKIFLKLSYASNIPVGANVKLVGGIEVGRVEEVRENPGEGGVILVLSIDSRYRINRDARFVVRSASLVGERYIDILGYTGDEPYLKDGDVVVGNEETTLNEAISDVYEFIRKVIGKIESTPDLPQSIDKIVLAVAYIESILREVYQNRDTISTSLRNVSDFSENIKKSVQEINSLLNYLNQVGNNISRVDIQKLNDSIDNLNSTIIQISKLLTNTNTVIGVLTDEEVGKSLRRTIRNFEVFSKKISDNPSSLINIFR
- the galE gene encoding UDP-glucose 4-epimerase GalE produces the protein MVVLVVGGAGYIGSHVNKLLNKKGYKTVVFDNLVYGHREFVKWGDFVLGDLADINQIRLCFEKYKFDAVMHFSAFAYVGESVKLPSKYYINNVANTLNLLQVMLEYGVKNFIFSSTCATYGIPEKVPIPEDHPQRPINPYGWSKLMVEQILRDYERAYGLKYVIFRYFNAAGADPEGEIGEIHIPETHLIPLTLKVALGVEDHLKIFGTDYPTPDGTAIRDYIHVNDISDAHILGLEYLVNQGNSDVFNLGNERGFSVKEVVRKVEEITGRKVKAVEWERREGDPPILIGSSEKAKRILGWKPEYSSIETIIQTAWEWEKKVSG